In Oryza sativa Japonica Group chromosome 1, ASM3414082v1, the genomic stretch aatgacttacattgtgaaacggaggaagtaccagaTTAgacattttatatatatatccagattTGTAGTATTATAAAATGTTTAATCCAATACtatatttttacattttggaAGTGAGGGAGTAAATCATTTCTTTCATGTCCCTGGCCGACCTGATCAGAATCGATCAGATGCATGCATCACATGAGAGATCTCAGTCACCCTCTCACTCAAACAAGATTTCTTCAAGCTTTGTAACCTGATCAGATTACATCATAGGAGTACCCTACATAAATATTGAatcatgagagagagagagagataggcaATGAGTACCCAGTTTCAGATCAGAACTGAAATTCCAAATGACAGAAATTAGTCACTGTTTCAGGAAGTCTGCGTATATTCCAAGGGTTGCTGCCCCTTTTGCATGTTCAGCAGCAGTTTGTCATTTGACAATATGCTTTGCTGATTCGATGCATTGCCCTCTCCAGTAACAGGAGAGGAAACTGAACATACAAAtatctagcttagctagctagctacactcGTATGGGCAATGGATGCCAATTGCATATGCCTCTCTGCAGCAGCTGCAACGAAAGCAAAACTGTTCTTCTCATCCTGTACATCTCCCTGATCATGCAGCCTGCAGCTACGTACGTGTTTGTCGCTGACCAAGTATTTATCGCTGCATCATCTGACGAAGCTccatttctgaattctgatttgTTCTCCTTGTGTCATGTGCCCTCTGGCGATGAGCCGACCTGCCCTCCCTTCCAGACAATTGGAGCAATCACCATCCATACTGAAAGTGCAGGTGCAACGGCAGTTTTGTCAGTAATATACAGTAGCTAGTGCAGATGTAGCTcgtgcaattgcgcggctagatATTGTTATACtatctccgttttaaaatgtaagTATTTCTAGCCTGTTTAGTAAAGATTAAGGTTTGTGGCGGAAAAAAGATTTATTTTCACTTGTATCATTGATTAAGTTTTGAATTGGTTAGGCTCTCTTCCCAAAATTCTGATTGTTTCAAAATGCTTGGATTTCTGTGTGTACACACAATCAGGGTACTATAAATACTTATATATTATGGTATATAAGTTTTGAAAACTAaccatttttatattttggaatgaaaGGAGTACATGGTTTGGTTCACTTACTATACACGATCGCCGCGAGCCATTCGTTGACAACCCGGACCCAGGTGCTCGCCCACCCGACATCGATCGTCCACCTGACGCAATCAATCAACCGGATCATAACAAATTGTAATCAGTTACCGGATTATGGTTACTTGATCTCCTTGAATGGATTATCAAGTTATTAAGCTAAAGACCAGTGGAAGTTGTTATGGCTGGGATTATTACTTCTCCATGGTTTGATTGGCGTTCCAGCCGACGAAGAGCATAGCGAAGTACATGGCGCCCATGGCGAACACGAAGTGGAAGAAGCCGAACCCGTACGGGATGTCGTCGTCCTCGGGCTGCTCGCTCTCGGCCTTCTTGAACTGCAGATTCTCGAGCAATTTCAGCATCAATGGCGATATGATCATAACCCTGATCACTGATGAGTTCAGTTAAGTGACAGACCTGGAGGCACTTGGAATCGATCCCCGTAGCGAATGTCGCCGTGACGATGACGATCACCGCGATCACGAAGCTCTGCAGATGTTGGACATTTCATTCTTCAGATTTATACAGCAGCAGTTAAGCAGATGATGACATTGTTCGATTTTGTTAAATTTCATTTCTGAACAGTTGATTGGATGATTACCGCGATGTTAACCCAATCTGCACTCGTTGCAACCTCGGCTTTCTTGTTGCAAATCTCTGTGTGAGGCTCACTGTTCAtggcccaaaaaaaaaacaaaagaaccaAAGTTGTGTTATAAAATGGATTCGATTCCATGGATGATCAGATCACAAATTCAGAACTGAGATCCGAATGAATCTTTCAAAGAAAATAATCACCTCCTGATCGCTGTCCAGCAGAGGAACACGATGTAGACCCCCATCAGCCCAGGCGCCAGGTAGCCAGCCTTCACCTGAAACCCAAAACCAATCCAAGAACAGAGCAAATGCAGATTTCAGATTCAGAGATTCAGACACGAGAACACTTGTTCCaatcgagatcgatcgatccggaTAGAAGTAAGCAAATTAGTCGCACAAGACCTTGGAGCTGAGCGAGACGCCGGTCATGATCTGGACGAGGACGAGGGTGACGGTGATGAAGAGGATGTTGAGCTTGCAGGACGGCCGCGGCGCGTACCACACGTACATGAGCACCACGCCCAGGATGGAGCCCACGTACGCCGCGATCGACACCACCTGCACCTGCATAtggctgcaccaccaccacctcaacCCATGTCAGACGTACGCCGCCATTGCAGGTGAGCTGTACTCGGTATTTGATGTGACATATCATAGTACTTCCTTCGTATTTGGGcaccttttttttaaggaaaattaAACTCGGTAACTTTTGATTAATAATTATactaaccatatatatatatgctaagtattatGCATATTATATCATTAcattcatattttaaaatactttcatgtgatgctaatttcatatttattggAAATATATAGCATGGAATAAACTAACGATCAAAATATATCATTGAAgaccgtgtaaaaaaaatataggtcttataatttaggacggagggaactGGATTTGCTTTTTTATGGAACAGAAATCAGCGGCTTTGATCAGTAGACGTACCATCTCTTCAGGTTGGTCTCTGACCGGCAGCAGTCGTTCAGCCAGGTGATGAACCGGGTGACACTGACGAGCTGGATCACCAGAAACGCCCTGTCAAAATTGCGCATCATATGATCCATCAGTTTTACGTCGATAACGAGACCCGATTCAGCTGAACGTGCTGAAAAACGTGTGTTGGTTGCGTGTATGCATCTCTAGTTGATGCAAGAGGCCGGAAGTTATagtattttatattaaaaaagaaaatgtgcATGCGGGGCTTACCCTGCTCCGAAATGCGCGATCTTCCctgaaaatatgaaaattcaGACGAACACCATGAGCAAAGAGGAATCAAGAACGGGTGGGTGAGAGGAGCTGAGGAGGGTGACAATGGCAACACTGACCGTAGAGCTGGATGAGAGgcgaggggaggaagaaggggacgACGGTGAAGCCCATCCACAGCACGATCTTCGCCGGCCACCACTCGGAGTGCCATGAATTCCGGCGATCGTGCGTCTTCCTCGTCCTCACCGTCGACAAGAACATCACGAAGAAGAACAGCTGGTGATCGCCGTCGTCAAGGACATCAAATTCACAAAATGCAGGAAAACTCAATTCATCCCTTAAGATGATAACTCCTCATTTTTGTATGTCACTTAAAAAGtcattgaaaatttgaaaaaaaattagtacgaTAAATCAATATGTGatgtcacttcacaaacatgtaaATTCAAAAATCAACTTATAcaaatagaaacaaaaataacaaatttaagtATGAATAGAACGCTTAATATacggtcaaatttgttatttttgtttcgaattgtATTGGTCAAATTTTAACTCGCATGTTTgtgaaaaaatatatcatatattaatttatcttgacaattgcttttaaatttttttttgataactttttaaaTGACATGTATAAAACGAGGGGATGTCCCTCCAGGGACAAAAATCCACCTCACAAAATGCAAGCTGAATCTGAGACTGAAATCTGAATTGAATTGCAAAGAGGATACGAAGCAGCCGAGGCTGACGCGGAGGACGCCCTCGGCGCCGAGGCAGTAGCCGGCGCCCTGGCAGCTGCCGCGGAGTCGCCGGAGCTCGGCGAGGACGGGGTGGCCGAAGTCGCGGAGCGTCCAGGCGAGCAGGTTGGTCGCCAGGAACACGAAGGCGTACACGTACCTCGCCATCATCGGGTTCGGCGGCCCGACCACGAGCTGCGCGCACGCGCAGCACgtctcctccaccgccaccaccacgcacctctcccccctcgccgccgcctcgccattgccgccgccctcctccgccgccatgccgccgcTGCCCAGCGTCATCGATCCCCAAGAACGAACACCTGACAAGCTCAACTCCTGCAGTACACAACACAAAAGACCATATGCAAGATTCATCAACTGAATTAGGCAGACAAAGAAAGAAATCGCGCCCGCAAGCTGCTTTTTCGCATCGATCACACTCGATCCGTGACCATGAGATTGTCCGTTAGCGCGCTATAGCTCGCCGATCGAGCACGCATGATCGCGACGTACATGCGTGTGTTTCCTTTGCACCAAAGACATGAACTCCCAAATGAGAgcgtttgtttttgtttgtccGTGTCTTGCTTTGTAGGCAAGCCCACTGCAAATGCCTGCAGCTTTCATCATCTTTGACTCGCATTGACCATTACATAAAAACATCAAATCCGTACTAGAACCATTAACTAACTAGTAATTAGTAACTAACTTATGTCACTAGTAGAACAATGTTTGCAAGAAAAGAAAGCTTGTGTTTAATAAAAGAAAGCCGTGTAACGGATTACTTAATCTTACTCCTTTTCATCATTAGTATTTTTGGGTTGTGTGTAAATCTGCTCAAGAATCAACATCACTCATCATCAAAGGGTTTTCTTCCAAGGCCTGTGGACTGCATGCAGAAGGCTACACGTTGTGCTGTGCAATTTATCTGTCTTGACAGGGACATGAAAGAACACATACTAAACAAAAAGAGGTTTTCAAAAGAACATTGATCAATTCTTGATGACATGGTTGGCTTTAAAGCAGGATTAGGACGATTAAAGATGGACAAAAAGAGATCAGCATAGCTCCATGGACTGCACTCACTGAAGAATGAGAAGGACACAACATTGGCATGTTTCtcattctgaattctgatgaccAGCAGCAGCCTTGGATGTATGTAGAAAAAGAGTAAAGCAGTAAAGCTATGAAAGCATATTATGAGATGGTGTGGAATGTGGAAAGCAAAAGGGTCTGGTTGGGTTAAATTCCCCTGAGAAATGATAGATTGATAGTACTACTACTTGTGTGACGTGTGAGCTAAGAatcagagaattttttttttcagatatttGATTGCGTTGGTGCTAGTATCTTCCTGCTATCTCGGGCACGCTATTTGCCGATCTGTTATGAATTTATGATCCTGGTTTGGAATAGTTTAAATATTCAAACATAATTTGTTAAAATCTATTTGTTTCAAAACATTGGAATCGGGAGCAAAACACCTAGTGCTTTTAATTCCTTAGGCCTTTGTCCTTTTgtacggttctttcttttttatacaTGTAACTTTTACTTCTCCTATATTCAATAAAATTAGCACatgttcgttcaaaaaaaatattggaataTGCTGATCTACAGTATTCTGGCTGTCATTTCATTTCGTTGCATAACAATATTCCTCCTCCTTTTTTGACTATAGTTGTAGAGTACTACACGTTGGTGAACCGAACTCAGTTCTGAATACCAGAATCTTTTCTTGTTGGATTCATCCAGGTTAAGTAAAAATCTAATTAATCCTCATGTTCTAGTCTAGAACTTGAGCAGAATGAAACTATCTCCTTAATTCGCCTCTATTTCAATCTGATTTGCAGGTGGTGACTAATTAAACTTGGCAAACTGACAGGGGTTCAATTGTTCATCCATCTCACCtagctacatgcatgcatccagcAAAATCAACCGAATAACTAATTAATCTACCATTCAAATATATATCACAAATCACAAAGGCACATATTGATCGAAACTTAATTAGAAAGAATCTGCTAGATGTAGTAGAGGAAGGCAGCCAAGGAAGACTCCCACGCAAGAAACGCACACAGCAGCTGCTTGCAAGCGAAGTCCCGGCAGGCATCCGGCAACTCATCATCATTAAcaacaggagatcgagaagaGATAAATCTACCAAGAAATTAAGACTCAAGAAGAGATTGGATATTACTTACCTCCACCACGAATCGATCGAATCCTACATGCAACAGCAGGGATGGAGCTACGCCGAAgacgaagaggaagaagagcagGAGGTAGCTTCAGCGGCCGCCATTGGCGAGAGGGCAGGAGGGTTTTATTCTGGCGGGCATCGCATATGTGCGAGATTGcgagagtggaggaggaggacgagtggaggtggaggtggcgcgCGGCTGCGCGGtgcgcttcttttttttttctttttttgttcccGCCGCAACCAAAGGAGACAAGCAAAGGAagc encodes the following:
- the LOC4325348 gene encoding uncharacterized protein, yielding MTLGSGGMAAEEGGGNGEAAARGERCVVVAVEETCCACAQLVVGPPNPMMARYVYAFVFLATNLLAWTLRDFGHPVLAELRRLRGSCQGAGYCLGAEGVLRVSLGCFLFFFVMFLSTVRTRKTHDRRNSWHSEWWPAKIVLWMGFTVVPFFLPSPLIQLYGKIAHFGAGAFLVIQLVSVTRFITWLNDCCRSETNLKRCHMQVQVVSIAAYVGSILGVVLMYVWYAPRPSCKLNILFITVTLVLVQIMTGVSLSSKVKAGYLAPGLMGVYIVFLCWTAIRSEPHTEICNKKAEVATSADWVNIASFVIAVIVIVTATFATGIDSKCLQFKKAESEQPEDDDIPYGFGFFHFVFAMGAMYFAMLFVGWNANQTMEKWTIDVGWASTWVRVVNEWLAAIVYIWMVIAPIVWKGGQVGSSPEGT